From Selenomonas sp. AB3002, one genomic window encodes:
- a CDS encoding glycosyltransferase family 61 protein, translating to MRENLAQNWPEYQVKGVVVEGDSSFALDDVKLLYESNEIEGCLVGLHAFDRVKGLLDKAGIPVVHLWHGYKNVLNPNQIPATDRFKINEDKYDVFILRNVCILPTMDTDFPMVSAFDEFGRMIFFTHTNMPPTFDAPRWDVVRPMASANQNVVEIDKASVLAEVHTTWNYWHSMFQNMCRLYALEETGFDGKYVLFKNKDVAQFMDILGVSKDRIVWIEADDQLGNVTYRIKEMHHVGITYPNISDNSSKVLIRMARSIINEHFTNLNREKFPKRIYIQRIHTRRLTGADEILAKYGFETIIPEEHTVLQEMAYFYMADIVVCPFGAASANSLFMRPKTIFIECFGNNYRYPCCLFTLDAGGVDYRMLVGNCPKSNATDGLYADYSLAPQLLEFTLKNAIATIESRSLQIHDKQTNALSDSAAVTAQLLQLSANVQGLRWGQFFSSAVADSKWLIDKSVTLRSDGVGYDFFYILYRAMEELRPNCILELGLGESTKLTCQYAYWAKAQLAIVEHDRTWAEFFLGNWSHEHRAGKVHLLPHTGLADSGGESQRADNSLKNVVQGKKFSLILMPRSSADDGNPYIRELLPYLPDVLDEDFFMLINGRENGDEMNAVQEAEDVLREHHIAYVKQQYAGDMNRTTCILAAERWHWLLDTALVPKGAMY from the coding sequence ATGCGGGAGAATTTGGCACAGAATTGGCCAGAGTATCAAGTCAAGGGGGTAGTGGTGGAAGGTGATTCTTCCTTTGCCCTGGATGATGTGAAACTGTTGTATGAGTCGAATGAGATAGAAGGATGCCTAGTGGGGCTGCATGCTTTTGATCGTGTGAAAGGCTTACTGGACAAAGCCGGCATTCCTGTAGTCCACTTGTGGCATGGCTATAAAAATGTTTTGAACCCCAATCAGATCCCAGCGACCGATAGGTTCAAGATCAATGAGGATAAGTACGATGTTTTTATACTCAGAAATGTTTGCATCTTGCCCACAATGGATACCGACTTTCCGATGGTTTCAGCTTTTGATGAATTTGGCAGGATGATTTTTTTTACGCACACCAATATGCCGCCAACGTTTGACGCACCCCGATGGGATGTGGTCAGGCCGATGGCTTCGGCCAATCAGAATGTCGTCGAGATTGACAAGGCTTCCGTTTTGGCCGAAGTGCATACTACTTGGAACTATTGGCACAGTATGTTCCAAAATATGTGTCGGCTTTATGCTTTGGAGGAGACTGGTTTCGATGGCAAATACGTGCTATTCAAGAATAAGGACGTAGCACAGTTCATGGATATTCTTGGTGTGAGCAAAGATAGGATTGTATGGATTGAAGCTGACGACCAGCTAGGGAATGTAACCTATCGCATCAAAGAAATGCATCATGTTGGCATCACGTATCCTAACATTTCCGATAACAGTTCTAAAGTTCTGATTAGGATGGCTAGGTCTATAATAAATGAACATTTTACCAATCTCAACAGGGAAAAATTTCCTAAGAGAATCTATATACAAAGAATTCATACGCGAAGGTTGACGGGAGCAGATGAAATATTAGCTAAGTATGGATTTGAAACTATCATTCCGGAGGAGCACACGGTGCTACAGGAGATGGCGTATTTCTATATGGCGGATATCGTTGTCTGTCCGTTTGGAGCTGCATCAGCGAATTCGCTGTTTATGCGTCCAAAGACAATTTTTATTGAATGTTTCGGAAATAATTATCGCTATCCTTGCTGCTTATTCACATTGGATGCCGGTGGAGTGGATTATAGGATGTTGGTGGGGAATTGCCCGAAAAGTAATGCTACAGATGGATTATATGCGGACTATAGTTTGGCGCCCCAATTGTTGGAATTTACGCTTAAGAATGCTATTGCAACTATTGAATCAAGATCGCTACAAATACATGACAAGCAGACAAATGCATTGTCGGACTCGGCTGCGGTTACGGCGCAACTATTACAACTGAGTGCCAATGTGCAGGGATTGCGCTGGGGACAATTTTTTAGTAGTGCTGTTGCAGACAGCAAATGGCTCATAGATAAGTCGGTAACACTTAGGTCGGATGGCGTTGGGTATGACTTTTTTTACATTCTATATCGGGCAATGGAAGAATTGCGCCCCAATTGCATTTTGGAACTGGGGCTTGGTGAATCAACGAAGCTGACCTGCCAGTATGCTTATTGGGCTAAGGCACAGTTGGCAATTGTGGAACATGACCGGACTTGGGCGGAGTTCTTTTTGGGGAACTGGTCGCACGAGCATAGGGCGGGCAAAGTTCATTTGCTGCCGCATACTGGCCTTGCAGACAGTGGCGGGGAATCACAGAGAGCGGATAACAGCTTGAAAAATGTGGTGCAAGGCAAGAAATTTTCCTTGATTTTGATGCCCCGCTCTTCTGCCGATGACGGCAATCCTTACATTCGCGAACTGTTGCCTTATCTGCCCGACGTTCTGGACGAAGATTTCTTTATGCTTATTAACGGCAGGGAAAACGGGGATGAAATGAATGCAGTGCAGGAGGCGGAAGATGTCCTCCGGGAGCATCATATTGCTTATGTCAAACAACAGTATGCGGGAGACATGAATCGCACTACTTGCATCTTGGCTGCCGAGCGTTGGCATTGGCTGCTGGATACTGCTCTGGTTCCTAAGGGGGCAATGTATTGA
- the rfbF gene encoding glucose-1-phosphate cytidylyltransferase, translated as MKVVLLAGGFGTRISEESQSRPKPMIEIDGKPILWHIMKTYLHYGYNEFIICAGYRQEYIKNYFAHYFLQTSDITFDFRGSENHRDIHTDKSEPWEVTVVDTGLNTMTGGRIKRIASYVGNEPFMLTYGDGVSDVPIDKLLEFHKSHGKICTMTAVKPEGRFGILDLEGDKIKSFREKSRQDVGYINGGFMVLQPEIFDYIEGDGTTFEREPLERIADEGQLMAYRHNGFWQCMDTLRDKQKLEKMWAEGKAPWKVWDK; from the coding sequence TTGAAGGTAGTTCTCTTAGCCGGCGGTTTCGGCACCCGTATCAGCGAGGAGTCCCAGAGCCGTCCCAAGCCCATGATTGAGATAGATGGCAAGCCAATTCTTTGGCACATTATGAAAACATATCTCCATTATGGTTACAACGAATTCATCATTTGTGCTGGCTATCGTCAGGAATACATCAAAAACTATTTTGCCCATTACTTCCTGCAGACCAGCGATATCACCTTTGACTTCCGTGGCAGTGAAAACCATCGTGATATCCACACGGATAAATCTGAGCCATGGGAAGTAACGGTGGTGGATACGGGGCTTAATACCATGACTGGCGGGCGAATCAAGCGCATTGCTTCATATGTGGGCAATGAACCATTTATGCTTACCTATGGTGATGGTGTCAGCGATGTGCCTATTGATAAACTGCTAGAATTCCATAAAAGCCACGGAAAAATTTGCACCATGACGGCTGTAAAGCCCGAGGGGCGTTTCGGTATCCTGGATCTGGAGGGTGACAAGATAAAATCCTTCCGGGAAAAGAGTCGGCAGGATGTGGGCTATATCAATGGTGGCTTCATGGTACTGCAGCCGGAAATCTTTGACTACATCGAGGGAGATGGCACGACTTTTGAGAGGGAACCCCTGGAGCGCATAGCCGATGAAGGACAGCTTATGGCCTACAGGCATAACGGCTTCTGGCAGTGCATGGACACCCTTAGGGACAAGCAGAAGCTGGAGAAAATGTGGGCAGAGGGCAAGGCTCCCTGGAAAGTGTGGGATAAATGA